A stretch of Candidatus Acidulodesulfobacterium acidiphilum DNA encodes these proteins:
- a CDS encoding ABC transporter permease, translated as MNIIIKLLSPFEKIGNFVIYTVNELGSITIYIWDMILSIAAYFINLENLIDQMIFIGMDSFSVIGLTGLFTGMVLSLQAYYAAKIVGVTYMIGPTVALSMLRELGPVLTALMITARCGSSMASEIGTMRVTEQIDALEVMAVDPYYFLSVPRILAAMIMLPVMAVLCSLIGIIGGYIVYVYFLGLNHVTYIDKIYQYVKLSDIYNGLLKAVFFGAILSVISTYKGFQTSGGAKGVGKFTTQAVVLSSIYILFADYLLTSILF; from the coding sequence CGGTTAACGAACTAGGCTCTATAACTATTTATATATGGGACATGATACTTTCCATAGCCGCATATTTTATTAATTTAGAAAATCTTATAGACCAGATGATATTTATCGGCATGGATTCATTTTCCGTTATCGGATTAACGGGTCTTTTCACCGGCATGGTTTTGTCTTTGCAAGCCTATTATGCCGCTAAAATAGTAGGCGTCACTTATATGATAGGCCCTACCGTAGCGCTGTCTATGCTGAGGGAACTGGGTCCTGTTCTGACGGCGCTTATGATTACCGCAAGATGCGGTTCTTCTATGGCTTCGGAAATAGGAACTATGAGGGTGACCGAGCAGATAGACGCTCTAGAGGTTATGGCGGTAGATCCTTATTATTTCCTTTCCGTTCCACGTATTCTTGCCGCAATGATAATGCTTCCGGTAATGGCGGTGCTATGTTCTTTAATAGGAATTATAGGCGGATATATCGTTTACGTTTATTTTTTAGGATTAAACCATGTAACTTATATAGATAAAATATATCAGTACGTCAAACTTAGCGATATATATAACGGCTTGTTAAAAGCCGTATTTTTCGGCGCTATATTGTCTGTTATCAGTACTTATAAAGGGTTTCAGACTTCCGGAGGCGCTAAAGGAGTTGGAAAATTTACTACGCAGGCGGTAGTGTTAAGTTCGATTTATATTTTATTTGCCGATTATCTTTTAACGTCGATTTTATTTTGA